A stretch of the Nosocomiicoccus ampullae genome encodes the following:
- a CDS encoding nitric oxide synthase oxygenase, with protein MELFKQATEFIEMMYDELNLGSPAKRLSEIKKEINETSIYTHTSKELEYGARVAWRNSNRCIGRLYWEKLVVRDERHIDNEADFVESIETHINDATNGGKIVPTISVYSNDIKLYNEQLIRYAGYDNNGDPRSREATKQAEKVGWKKEPSDFNVLPLIYRVKDGDIKYHEYREGLIKEVNIEHHDYPKLKDLGLKWYAVPIICNMDLEIGGIYYHTPPFNGWYMETEIAVRNFTDDYRYNKLESIAKALELDMSKTTTYWRDRALVEISYAVYHSFRDSKVTMVDHITASKQFKTFERLEKEAGRTVTGKWSWLAPPLSPSLTHNYHYGFDNTTRSPNFLYRENKCPVH; from the coding sequence ATGGAGCTATTTAAACAAGCAACAGAGTTTATAGAAATGATGTATGATGAGTTGAATTTAGGAAGTCCAGCGAAAAGATTAAGTGAAATAAAAAAAGAAATCAATGAGACGAGCATTTATACGCATACGTCTAAAGAATTAGAATACGGTGCACGTGTAGCTTGGCGTAACTCTAACCGATGTATTGGTAGATTGTACTGGGAGAAACTTGTTGTTAGAGATGAAAGACATATCGATAATGAAGCGGATTTCGTTGAATCTATTGAGACGCATATTAATGATGCGACAAACGGTGGTAAAATTGTGCCAACGATTTCAGTGTATAGTAATGATATTAAATTATATAACGAACAACTTATACGTTATGCAGGATATGATAATAATGGAGATCCTAGGTCAAGAGAAGCAACAAAACAAGCAGAAAAGGTCGGTTGGAAAAAAGAACCGAGTGATTTTAATGTACTTCCACTGATTTATAGAGTAAAAGATGGAGATATTAAATATCATGAGTATCGTGAAGGGCTTATTAAAGAAGTAAATATCGAGCACCATGATTATCCAAAGCTTAAAGATTTAGGGCTAAAATGGTACGCAGTGCCAATTATATGTAACATGGATTTAGAAATTGGTGGTATTTACTATCATACCCCGCCATTTAACGGCTGGTATATGGAAACAGAAATCGCAGTCAGAAACTTCACGGATGATTATCGTTATAACAAGCTAGAAAGTATCGCGAAAGCTCTAGAGTTAGACATGTCAAAAACAACGACATATTGGAGAGACCGTGCACTCGTAGAAATTAGCTATGCAGTCTATCATTCATTTAGAGACAGTAAAGTAACGATGGTCGATCATATTACAGCATCTAAACAATTTAAAACATTTGAGCGATTAGAAAAAGAAGCGGGACGCACAGTTACAGGAAAATGGAGCTGGCTCGCACCACCATTATCACCGTCACTTACACATAACTATCACTATGGATTTGATAACACAACACGCTCACCAAACTTCTTATATAGAGAAAACAAATGCCCAGTGCATTAA